The proteins below are encoded in one region of Amycolatopsis acidiphila:
- a CDS encoding ArsR/SmtB family transcription factor, with protein sequence MIDEPEDRVTDDALRALAEPRRRAILRLVAADELAAGEIAESFDVSRTAVSQHLTVLKNAGLLAERRDGTRRLYRARPEGLAGLRQFLDDMWASSLDTARRIVEAERGLHDGAAEEGTA encoded by the coding sequence GTGATCGACGAGCCGGAGGACCGCGTCACCGACGACGCGTTGCGCGCGCTGGCGGAGCCGCGCCGCCGGGCGATCCTGCGGCTCGTCGCCGCCGACGAACTGGCCGCGGGCGAGATCGCCGAGTCCTTCGACGTCAGCAGGACGGCGGTCAGCCAGCACCTGACCGTGCTGAAGAACGCCGGCCTGCTCGCCGAGCGGCGGGACGGCACGCGGCGGCTCTACCGCGCCCGGCCGGAGGGGCTGGCGGGCCTGCGGCAGTTCCTCGACGATATGTGGGCCTCGTCGCTGGACACGGCGCGGCGCATCGTGGAGGCCGAACGCGGTCTCCACGACGGCGCCGCCGAGGAAGGAACGGCATGA
- a CDS encoding S9 family peptidase, with amino-acid sequence MTDEHSFLRKQARTQRFTLGTPREFRVAPDAKKLLFLRSESGVDRRNSLWELDLASGAEAKVVDAVELLPGEENLPPEERARRERSRESAGGVVGYATDAELRIAAFSLSGKLYTVDLGTRQVTELVDSAVVDPRPNPSGTHVAYVRDRRLRVIELATGQDRALVEEDGEDIAWGLAEFIAGEELGRSRGYWWSPDGTSLLVERSDRTGVPRWNIADPANPQTPVNTVAYPAAGERNVEVSLAIVGLDGTRVDVERGGWEYLVAVHWSAGGPPLLAVQSRDQRTFEIHAVDAATGATKLLHTETDPQWVEIVPGVPAWTSDGRLVRVSGADGSYRLVVDGVPVTEPGLQVRSVLDVGEEVLFSASDADSTQIHVHRTGPDGVRRLSTSDGVHVGAGSAAVTVLSSWSLEHSGPEVSVLRGGSPVAAVRSYPEDPGVEPRPRWLTVGERGLRAALLLPSGHEPGVKLPVLLDPYGGPHAQRVLQSRNAFLTSQWLADQGFAVLVTDGRGTPGRGPEWEKEVAGSLAEVTLTDQVDGLRAVAAEHPELDLERVAIRGWSYGGYLSALAVLRRPDVFHAAVAGAPVTDWSLYDTHYTERYLGRPQDDPAAYERNSLIADAGSLRRALLIVHGLADDNVFVAHALRLSSALLAAGRAHTFLPLVGATHMTPQAEEVAENLMRVQVDWIKKELNR; translated from the coding sequence GTGACCGACGAGCACTCCTTTCTCCGCAAACAGGCCCGTACCCAGCGCTTCACCCTCGGCACGCCCAGAGAGTTCCGGGTGGCGCCCGACGCGAAGAAGCTGCTGTTCCTGCGGTCGGAGTCGGGCGTGGACCGGCGCAACAGCCTGTGGGAGCTCGACCTCGCCTCCGGTGCCGAGGCGAAGGTCGTCGACGCGGTGGAACTCCTGCCGGGCGAGGAGAACCTGCCGCCCGAGGAGCGGGCCCGCCGCGAGCGCAGCCGGGAGAGCGCGGGCGGGGTGGTGGGCTACGCGACCGATGCCGAACTGCGCATCGCGGCCTTTTCGTTGTCCGGCAAGCTCTACACGGTCGATCTCGGCACCAGGCAGGTCACCGAACTGGTCGACAGTGCTGTCGTCGACCCGCGCCCGAACCCGTCCGGCACCCACGTCGCCTACGTCCGCGACCGGCGGCTGCGGGTGATCGAGCTCGCGACCGGGCAGGACAGGGCACTGGTCGAGGAGGACGGCGAGGACATCGCCTGGGGCCTCGCGGAGTTCATCGCCGGCGAGGAGCTGGGCCGCTCGCGCGGCTACTGGTGGTCGCCCGACGGCACGAGCCTGCTCGTCGAGCGCAGCGACCGGACGGGGGTGCCGCGGTGGAACATCGCGGACCCGGCCAACCCGCAGACCCCGGTCAACACCGTCGCCTACCCGGCCGCGGGCGAGCGGAACGTCGAGGTGTCGCTCGCGATCGTGGGCCTCGACGGCACCAGGGTGGACGTCGAGCGCGGCGGCTGGGAGTACCTGGTGGCGGTGCACTGGTCCGCCGGCGGCCCGCCGTTGCTGGCCGTGCAGAGCCGGGACCAGCGCACGTTCGAGATCCACGCCGTGGACGCGGCGACCGGCGCGACGAAGCTGCTGCACACCGAGACCGACCCCCAGTGGGTCGAGATCGTGCCCGGCGTGCCCGCGTGGACCAGCGACGGCAGGCTCGTGCGGGTCAGCGGCGCGGACGGGAGCTACCGGCTGGTCGTCGACGGGGTGCCGGTCACCGAGCCCGGCCTGCAGGTGCGTTCGGTGCTCGACGTCGGCGAGGAGGTGCTGTTCAGCGCGTCGGACGCCGACTCGACGCAGATCCACGTCCACCGCACCGGGCCGGACGGCGTGCGCCGGTTGTCCACATCGGACGGTGTGCACGTCGGGGCGGGTTCGGCGGCGGTCACGGTCCTGTCGTCGTGGAGCCTCGAGCACAGCGGGCCCGAGGTGTCGGTGCTGCGTGGCGGTTCGCCGGTCGCGGCGGTCCGGTCGTATCCCGAGGATCCGGGGGTCGAGCCAAGGCCGCGCTGGCTCACGGTCGGCGAACGAGGGCTGCGCGCGGCCCTGTTGCTGCCGAGCGGTCACGAGCCCGGCGTCAAGCTGCCGGTGCTGCTCGACCCGTACGGCGGCCCGCACGCCCAGCGCGTGTTGCAGAGCCGCAACGCGTTCCTCACCTCGCAATGGCTGGCGGATCAGGGGTTCGCGGTGCTGGTGACCGACGGCCGCGGCACGCCGGGGCGCGGGCCGGAGTGGGAGAAGGAGGTCGCGGGGTCGCTCGCGGAGGTCACGCTCACCGATCAGGTGGACGGGTTGCGCGCGGTCGCGGCGGAGCATCCCGAACTGGATCTCGAGCGCGTCGCGATCCGCGGCTGGTCCTACGGCGGCTACCTCTCGGCGCTCGCGGTGCTGCGGCGGCCGGACGTGTTCCACGCGGCCGTCGCCGGTGCGCCGGTCACCGACTGGTCGCTGTACGACACCCATTACACCGAGCGCTATCTGGGCAGGCCGCAGGACGATCCGGCGGCGTACGAGCGGAACTCGCTGATCGCCGACGCCGGGAGCCTGCGGCGCGCGCTGCTGATCGTGCACGGCCTCGCCGACGACAACGTGTTCGTCGCACACGCGCTGCGGCTGTCGTCGGCACTGCTGGCCGCGGGGCGGGCGCACACGTTCCTGCCGCTCGTCGGCGCGACCCACATGACGCCGCAGGCCGAGGAGGTCGCGGAGAACCTGATGCGAGTCCAGGTCGACTGGATCAAGAAGGAGTTGAATCGGTGA
- a CDS encoding LLM class F420-dependent oxidoreductase: protein MKRWGITIPLPGMPLTAHRELIERLPDLGYTDAWTAETAGTDAFSPLLLASQWAPRLRLGTAIVPVYTRGPGLLAMHAATLAEVAPERFVLGIGTSSPVIVSNWNAAEFTEPYARTRDTLRFLRSALAGEKVSEQYPTFSVQKFKLERVPPKPPQVMLAALRPGMLKLAAKEADGAITNWLAPTDVPKVRGEIGPDVELVARIFVCPTEDRSAARALGRMLISSYLTVPVYAAFHEWLGRGEALAKMHELWAAGDRKGANAAIPDEVVDELIVHGSAAECRERLESYVDNGLTTPVISVLPTGGDPAEQVEALAPR from the coding sequence GTGAAGCGCTGGGGAATCACGATCCCGCTGCCCGGAATGCCGCTGACCGCGCACCGCGAGCTGATCGAGCGGCTGCCCGACCTCGGCTACACCGACGCGTGGACCGCGGAGACCGCGGGCACGGACGCGTTCTCGCCGTTGCTGCTGGCTTCGCAGTGGGCGCCGCGGCTGCGGCTGGGCACCGCGATCGTGCCGGTCTACACGCGGGGCCCCGGTCTGCTGGCGATGCACGCGGCGACGCTCGCGGAGGTCGCGCCGGAGCGGTTCGTGCTCGGCATCGGGACGTCGTCGCCGGTGATCGTGTCGAACTGGAACGCGGCGGAGTTCACCGAGCCGTACGCGCGGACCCGGGACACCCTGCGGTTCCTGCGGTCGGCGCTGGCGGGGGAGAAGGTCAGCGAGCAGTACCCGACGTTCTCGGTGCAGAAGTTCAAGCTGGAGCGGGTGCCGCCGAAGCCGCCGCAGGTGATGCTCGCGGCGTTGCGGCCGGGGATGCTGAAGCTCGCCGCGAAGGAGGCCGACGGCGCGATCACGAACTGGCTCGCGCCGACGGACGTGCCGAAGGTGCGGGGTGAGATCGGGCCGGACGTGGAGCTGGTCGCGCGGATCTTCGTGTGCCCGACGGAGGACAGGTCCGCCGCGCGGGCCTTGGGGCGGATGCTGATCAGCAGTTACCTGACCGTGCCGGTGTACGCGGCGTTCCACGAGTGGCTCGGCCGGGGTGAGGCGCTCGCGAAGATGCACGAGCTGTGGGCGGCGGGCGACCGCAAGGGCGCGAACGCGGCGATCCCGGACGAGGTCGTGGACGAGCTGATCGTGCACGGCAGCGCCGCGGAGTGCCGCGAGCGCCTGGAGTCCTATGTGGACAACGGTCTCACGACACCGGTGATCAGCGTGCTGCCGACGGGCGGGGATCCGGCTGAGCAGGTGGAGGCCCTCGCGCCCCGGTGA
- a CDS encoding IucA/IucC family protein produces the protein MTDDAWHAAGALIVHKMLGELSYEGLFEPEPTGDEPADGYRGWRLSLPDDVTYEFKARRGAFESWAVAPRTARRQGVPADDPRTLVVDARTVLGLSGLRLADVLSELTSTVANEAARLRRAPTAAELSTMDYNLADGHLTGHPRLVLNKGRVGFSARDRERYAPEAGEDIRLRWFAVRREHAHFRSIPELSEETLLRQELDAGQLEEFRAQADPADYLLVPVHPWQADEIIGMLYAAELATGVLVDLGEGRDAYRPHQTVRTLANTSRPGRRDVKTAVSVRNTLVYRGLNSAATLAGPAVTAWLKQIDAADPLLSREYRFELLGEVASVSVRHPLFGALEELPYRFHETLGALWREPLVARLADDEQALSFAALPYRDPGGEAVITDLIRRSGLDAEEWCARVFDLLLTPLLQWLLRYGVGFCPHGQNLILVVDAHARPLRVAIKDFAQGVDLLDEDLECYGLLGAEASAEMLRWPAHLLAQSLFSSVFSGQLRFWAEILFDDLGFPRARFWELVRDVVARYRKDNPDVAARFDACRLFAPDVERVTLNREHLAGQGFDKVERDDEFDVRWGRVANPLHAPDPAGAW, from the coding sequence ATGACCGACGACGCGTGGCACGCGGCCGGTGCGCTGATCGTGCACAAGATGCTCGGCGAGCTGTCCTACGAGGGACTGTTCGAGCCGGAGCCGACGGGGGACGAGCCCGCCGACGGCTATCGCGGCTGGCGGCTTTCCCTGCCGGACGACGTCACCTACGAGTTCAAGGCCCGCCGTGGCGCGTTCGAGTCCTGGGCCGTGGCACCCCGAACCGCGCGGCGCCAGGGGGTGCCCGCGGACGATCCGCGGACGCTCGTCGTGGACGCGCGCACCGTCCTGGGCCTCTCGGGGCTGCGGCTGGCGGACGTGCTGTCCGAGCTGACCTCCACGGTCGCGAACGAGGCCGCGAGGCTGCGCCGGGCCCCCACCGCGGCCGAGCTGTCCACTATGGACTACAACCTCGCCGACGGGCATCTGACCGGCCATCCGCGGCTGGTGCTCAACAAGGGCCGTGTCGGCTTCTCCGCCCGGGACAGGGAGCGCTACGCGCCGGAGGCCGGGGAGGACATCAGGCTGCGCTGGTTCGCCGTGCGACGGGAGCACGCCCACTTCCGGTCCATCCCCGAGCTGAGCGAGGAAACCCTGCTACGGCAGGAGCTCGACGCCGGACAGCTCGAGGAGTTCCGGGCGCAGGCGGACCCGGCCGACTACCTGCTCGTGCCCGTGCATCCCTGGCAGGCCGACGAGATCATCGGCATGCTCTACGCAGCCGAGCTGGCCACCGGCGTGCTCGTGGACCTCGGCGAGGGCCGGGACGCCTATCGTCCACATCAGACCGTCCGGACGCTGGCCAACACGAGCAGGCCCGGCCGGCGTGACGTGAAGACCGCCGTGTCGGTGCGCAACACGCTGGTCTACCGAGGGCTGAACTCGGCGGCGACCCTCGCCGGGCCGGCTGTCACCGCCTGGCTCAAGCAGATCGACGCCGCGGATCCGCTGCTGTCCCGGGAGTACCGCTTCGAACTGCTCGGCGAGGTGGCGAGCGTGTCGGTGCGGCACCCGCTGTTCGGGGCGCTGGAGGAACTGCCCTACCGGTTCCACGAAACGCTCGGCGCGCTCTGGCGCGAGCCCCTCGTGGCGCGGCTCGCGGATGACGAGCAAGCGCTTTCGTTCGCCGCGTTGCCGTACCGCGATCCCGGCGGCGAAGCAGTCATCACCGACCTGATCCGCCGCAGCGGCCTGGACGCCGAGGAGTGGTGTGCCCGCGTCTTCGACCTGCTGCTCACGCCGTTGCTGCAGTGGTTGCTGCGCTACGGCGTGGGGTTCTGCCCGCACGGCCAGAACCTGATCCTCGTCGTCGACGCCCACGCCCGCCCGCTGCGGGTGGCGATCAAGGACTTCGCCCAGGGCGTGGACCTGCTCGACGAGGACCTCGAGTGCTACGGCCTGCTCGGCGCGGAGGCGTCGGCGGAGATGCTGCGCTGGCCCGCGCACCTGCTCGCGCAGTCGCTGTTCAGCTCGGTGTTCTCCGGGCAGCTGCGGTTCTGGGCGGAGATCCTGTTCGACGACCTCGGCTTCCCGCGCGCCCGGTTCTGGGAACTGGTCCGGGACGTCGTCGCCCGCTACCGCAAGGACAATCCCGATGTGGCCGCCCGGTTCGACGCGTGCCGGCTGTTCGCGCCGGACGTCGAGCGCGTCACGCTGAACCGGGAACACCTGGCGGGACAGGGCTTCGACAAGGTCGAGCGGGACGACGAGTTCGACGTGCGCTGGGGCAGGGTGGCGAACCCGTTGCACGCGCCCGATCCGGCCGGTGCGTGGTGA
- a CDS encoding YciI family protein yields the protein MKYAMFYESSPGAPERGAELAPAHQARIREFAGRGSLLMIGPLEDPGTNGALAVFSTRDAAEEFAKEDPFVLGGVVRSWRVLEWNEILHNE from the coding sequence ATGAAGTACGCGATGTTCTACGAGTCTTCCCCGGGCGCACCGGAGCGGGGTGCCGAGCTCGCGCCCGCGCACCAGGCCCGCATCCGCGAGTTCGCCGGGCGCGGCTCGCTGCTGATGATCGGCCCGCTCGAGGACCCGGGAACCAACGGCGCGCTGGCCGTGTTCAGCACGCGCGACGCGGCGGAGGAGTTCGCCAAGGAGGACCCGTTCGTACTCGGCGGCGTGGTCCGTTCGTGGCGGGTGCTCGAATGGAACGAGATCCTGCACAACGAATAG
- a CDS encoding lysine N(6)-hydroxylase/L-ornithine N(5)-oxygenase family protein, translated as MTLDLAGVGIGPANLSLAALAHPVAGLRVAMFERRKEFRWHPGLLIEGATIQVPFLADLVTLADPTSPLSFLNYLRAHDRLFPFYFVEKFHMARTEYDDYCRWAGDRLDSCHFGVEITGIDWHESAFHLSTAEGEPVVARNVVLGVGTSPFVPEPLRALVSDPEAPVLHSADYLTERERLLAAPSVTVVGSGQSGAEVFLDLLRHRHRPDGLRWIARTVSFAPMEYSKLGLEQFTPDYTDFFHRLDESTRDGLLPSQWQLYKGIDSDTIAEIHEELYRRSIGGTWPEVVMTPGVEVVSASLDAGRVALGLRHRQQNSGAGWLADAVVCATGYTETPLDRLLGPLAGRLVTDERGRPVVERDHRLRLEGVAGSVYVQNAERHTHGVGAPDLGLAAWRAATILNSVCGREVYRLPSRTAFTRFGLNTEDE; from the coding sequence GTGACGCTGGACCTCGCCGGGGTCGGCATCGGCCCGGCCAACCTGTCGCTGGCCGCGCTCGCCCACCCGGTGGCGGGCCTGCGCGTCGCGATGTTCGAGCGACGCAAGGAGTTCCGCTGGCATCCGGGCCTGCTCATCGAGGGCGCGACGATCCAGGTGCCGTTCCTGGCCGACCTCGTCACGCTCGCCGACCCGACGAGCCCGCTGTCCTTTCTGAACTACCTGCGCGCGCACGACCGGCTGTTCCCCTTCTACTTCGTCGAGAAGTTCCACATGGCGCGCACGGAGTACGACGACTACTGCCGCTGGGCCGGGGACCGGCTGGACAGCTGCCACTTCGGCGTCGAGATCACCGGCATCGACTGGCACGAAAGCGCTTTCCACCTGTCGACCGCCGAGGGCGAGCCGGTCGTCGCCCGTAACGTCGTACTCGGCGTCGGGACTTCGCCGTTCGTGCCGGAGCCCTTGCGCGCCTTGGTGTCCGATCCCGAGGCGCCGGTCCTGCACTCCGCCGACTACCTCACCGAACGGGAGCGGCTGCTGGCCGCGCCGAGCGTCACCGTGGTCGGCTCGGGACAGTCGGGCGCGGAGGTCTTCCTCGACCTGCTGCGCCACCGCCATCGCCCGGACGGCCTGCGCTGGATCGCGCGCACGGTCTCGTTCGCGCCGATGGAGTACTCGAAGCTCGGGCTGGAGCAGTTCACCCCCGACTACACCGACTTCTTCCACCGCCTCGACGAGTCCACCCGGGACGGCCTGCTGCCGTCGCAATGGCAGCTGTACAAGGGAATCGACAGCGACACGATCGCCGAGATCCACGAGGAGCTCTACCGCCGCAGCATCGGCGGGACCTGGCCCGAGGTGGTCATGACGCCGGGGGTCGAGGTCGTCTCGGCGAGCCTCGATGCCGGCCGCGTCGCGCTCGGCCTGCGGCACCGGCAGCAGAACAGCGGCGCCGGCTGGCTTGCCGACGCCGTGGTGTGCGCGACCGGCTACACGGAAACCCCGCTTGACCGGCTGCTCGGCCCGCTGGCCGGCAGGCTCGTCACCGACGAGCGGGGGCGGCCGGTCGTGGAACGGGACCACCGGCTGCGGCTCGAGGGCGTCGCCGGGTCGGTCTACGTGCAGAACGCCGAGCGGCACACGCACGGCGTGGGCGCGCCGGATCTCGGGCTCGCGGCGTGGCGGGCGGCGACGATCCTCAACTCCGTGTGCGGCAGAGAGGTCTACCGCCTGCCCTCGCGGACGGCTTTCACCAGGTTCGGGCTGAACACGGAGGACGAGTGA
- a CDS encoding VOC family protein: protein MGKPVAFSEVTSADAERAQKFYAELFDWKVDADPAMGGYALVDTGDGIGGGIGPAAAPGEAGVKIYMRVGDLDGYLDRAEGLGGKRLVPPTDLPGDFGRFAIFTDPDGNAVGLWA, encoded by the coding sequence ATGGGCAAGCCAGTAGCGTTCTCCGAGGTGACCAGCGCCGACGCCGAGCGGGCGCAGAAGTTCTACGCGGAGCTGTTCGACTGGAAGGTCGACGCGGACCCGGCGATGGGCGGTTATGCGCTCGTCGACACCGGGGACGGCATCGGCGGCGGGATCGGCCCGGCAGCCGCGCCCGGCGAGGCCGGCGTCAAGATCTACATGCGGGTGGGCGACCTGGACGGCTACCTCGACCGCGCCGAGGGGCTCGGCGGGAAGCGGCTCGTGCCGCCGACCGACCTGCCGGGCGACTTCGGCCGTTTCGCGATCTTCACCGACCCGGACGGCAACGCCGTGGGTTTGTGGGCCTGA
- a CDS encoding SRPBCC domain-containing protein, translating into MTPETLRRPPVRQATTVRSDIAHTFDTFVRTIGAWWPVNPYSRGQDRVRDVVFERRVGGRVYETWDDGTQRDWGEILAWEPPSGFTMTWLVTPTATEVELSFKELGPALTRVAVEHRGWEKLSDEELRAACALPGGYSGGAHARGWAAILGRLAEACEGAE; encoded by the coding sequence ATGACCCCCGAAACCCTGCGCCGCCCGCCGGTCCGGCAGGCCACCACGGTGCGCAGCGACATCGCGCACACCTTCGACACGTTCGTCCGCACGATCGGCGCCTGGTGGCCGGTGAACCCGTACTCCCGCGGCCAGGACCGGGTGCGCGACGTCGTGTTCGAGCGGCGGGTGGGCGGGCGCGTGTACGAGACCTGGGACGACGGCACGCAACGCGACTGGGGCGAGATCCTCGCGTGGGAACCGCCGTCCGGGTTCACCATGACCTGGCTCGTGACGCCCACCGCGACCGAGGTCGAACTGAGCTTCAAGGAACTGGGGCCGGCACTGACCCGCGTCGCGGTGGAGCACCGCGGCTGGGAGAAGCTCAGCGACGAGGAGCTGCGCGCGGCGTGCGCGCTGCCGGGCGGCTACTCGGGCGGCGCGCACGCGCGGGGCTGGGCCGCGATTCTCGGCCGGCTGGCCGAAGCCTGCGAAGGAGCGGAATGA
- the rocD gene encoding ornithine--oxo-acid transaminase, whose protein sequence is MTTTAEFIALDEHWSTHNYHPLPVVITDGEGAWVTGADGRRYLDFLSAYSALNFGHRHPDLVAAAVEQLGRVTLTSRAFHHDQLGLFCAELAELTGTELVLPMNSGAEAVESALKVARKWAYEVKGIPDGRAEIVVAGSNFHGRTTTIVSFSTDETARAHFGPFTPGFVVVKYGDAAALRDAITERTAAVLLEPVQGEAGVIVPPEGYLAEARRLCDEHDVLLIADEIQSGLARTGPLLALDHEGVRADLYTLGKALGGGIVPLSAVTGRRDVLGVLKPGEHGSTFGGNPLACAVGRAVLRLLRTGEFQERSARLGAHLHARLSELVGHGLAEVRGRGLWAGVDITPGGLSGRETSEALAAKGLLCKETHGNTLRLAPPLMISEADLDRGIDAVAEVVRR, encoded by the coding sequence ATGACGACCACCGCAGAGTTCATCGCACTCGACGAACACTGGAGCACGCACAACTACCACCCCCTGCCGGTGGTCATCACGGACGGCGAGGGCGCCTGGGTCACCGGCGCCGACGGCAGGCGCTACCTGGACTTCCTGTCCGCGTACTCGGCGCTCAACTTCGGGCACCGGCACCCGGACCTGGTCGCGGCGGCCGTCGAGCAGCTGGGCCGCGTCACGCTGACGTCGCGGGCGTTCCACCACGACCAGCTCGGCCTGTTCTGCGCGGAGCTGGCCGAGCTCACCGGCACGGAGCTGGTGCTGCCGATGAACTCCGGCGCGGAGGCGGTCGAGTCGGCGCTCAAGGTCGCCCGCAAGTGGGCGTACGAGGTGAAGGGAATTCCGGACGGCAGGGCGGAAATCGTCGTCGCCGGGTCGAACTTCCACGGCCGCACCACGACGATCGTGTCGTTCTCGACCGACGAAACCGCCCGGGCGCACTTCGGCCCGTTCACCCCGGGTTTCGTCGTGGTGAAGTACGGCGACGCGGCCGCGCTGCGCGACGCGATCACCGAGCGGACTGCGGCGGTGCTGCTGGAGCCGGTCCAGGGCGAGGCGGGCGTCATCGTGCCGCCCGAGGGCTATCTCGCCGAGGCGCGGCGGCTGTGTGACGAGCACGACGTGCTGCTGATCGCCGACGAGATCCAGTCGGGCCTCGCCAGGACGGGCCCGCTGCTGGCGCTGGACCACGAGGGCGTGCGGGCGGACCTGTACACGCTGGGCAAGGCGCTGGGCGGCGGGATCGTGCCGCTGTCCGCGGTGACCGGGCGCCGGGACGTGCTGGGCGTGCTGAAGCCGGGCGAGCACGGTTCGACCTTCGGCGGGAACCCGCTGGCGTGTGCCGTCGGGCGCGCGGTGCTCCGGCTGTTGCGAACGGGCGAGTTCCAGGAGCGCTCGGCGAGGCTGGGCGCGCACCTGCACGCGCGGCTGTCCGAACTGGTCGGCCACGGCCTGGCGGAGGTCCGCGGGCGCGGCCTGTGGGCGGGCGTCGACATCACGCCCGGCGGCCTGTCGGGCCGCGAGACGTCGGAAGCACTGGCAGCGAAAGGCTTGCTGTGCAAGGAAACGCACGGCAACACGTTGCGGCTGGCGCCGCCGCTGATGATCAGCGAGGCCGATCTGGACCGCGGCATCGACGCCGTCGCCGAGGTGGTCCGGCGCTGA
- a CDS encoding pyridoxal phosphate-dependent decarboxylase family protein: MGNSTALAGGRQGHERLAELIPLVLRGLATGAAERGVSGPAVGVAERGVSGPVIGVAERPAIGHSGRDTTPTTTPTTAPGPAGGPAPVAASVAALEPLIPARGVGAEQALSELTTLLAAGSVDPAEPWCAAHLHCPPLAVGVAADVAAGALNPSMDSWDQAPAASELERAFLTAIAQLCYPAAPEPDALVTTGGTESNLLGLLLAREQHPAVQPVCGRNAHHSVARAAWLLGLPAPLPVDCDGERMNLAALDAVLRETGPAVVVATAGTTNTGEIDPLREIARLCQKHGARLHVDAAYGGLALCSKRLRPLLDGLDEADSVALDMHKFGWQSVAAGLFAVRDGADLEALSVRAEYLNADDDTEAGLPDLLGRSIRTSRRPDAFRMAVTLRALGIAGMGELVERCCATAREVADAIRRHPSLELLREPTLSTVLFRPTSGDVGRVRRDLLGSGVAIVGRATMPPGEVWLKLTLLHPHTTAADYLGLLDATVAAARAESPEGAVAS, translated from the coding sequence GTGGGGAACTCGACCGCGCTGGCCGGCGGGCGGCAGGGACACGAGCGGCTCGCGGAGCTGATTCCGTTGGTGCTGCGCGGATTGGCCACCGGGGCCGCCGAGCGTGGGGTGTCCGGTCCGGCGGTCGGCGTGGCCGAGCGTGGGGTGTCCGGTCCGGTGATCGGCGTGGCTGAGCGCCCGGCCATCGGCCACAGCGGGCGCGACACCACCCCGACCACCACCCCCACCACCGCGCCCGGGCCGGCCGGGGGGCCCGCGCCCGTCGCGGCGTCCGTCGCCGCCTTGGAGCCGCTCATTCCCGCCCGTGGCGTGGGCGCCGAGCAAGCGCTTTCCGAGCTCACCACCTTGCTCGCCGCGGGGTCCGTCGACCCCGCCGAGCCCTGGTGCGCCGCGCACCTGCACTGCCCGCCGCTGGCGGTGGGCGTCGCGGCGGACGTGGCCGCGGGGGCGCTCAACCCCTCGATGGACTCCTGGGACCAGGCGCCCGCCGCGAGTGAGCTCGAGCGCGCCTTCCTCACCGCCATCGCACAACTCTGCTACCCCGCCGCACCCGAGCCCGACGCCCTCGTCACGACCGGTGGCACCGAGTCCAACCTCCTCGGCCTGCTGCTCGCCCGCGAACAGCACCCCGCCGTCCAGCCGGTCTGCGGGCGCAACGCCCACCACAGCGTCGCCCGCGCGGCGTGGTTGCTCGGGCTCCCCGCACCGCTGCCCGTCGACTGCGACGGGGAACGGATGAACCTCGCGGCGCTGGACGCGGTGCTCCGCGAAACCGGCCCGGCGGTGGTCGTGGCGACGGCGGGCACCACCAACACCGGCGAGATCGACCCGCTCCGCGAGATCGCCCGGCTCTGCCAGAAGCACGGCGCCCGGCTTCACGTCGACGCGGCCTACGGCGGGCTCGCCCTGTGCAGCAAACGGTTGCGCCCCTTGCTGGACGGGCTCGACGAGGCCGACTCCGTCGCACTGGACATGCACAAGTTCGGCTGGCAGTCCGTCGCCGCCGGGCTGTTCGCCGTCCGCGACGGCGCCGATCTGGAAGCGCTTTCCGTCCGGGCGGAGTACCTCAACGCCGACGACGACACCGAGGCCGGCCTGCCCGACCTGCTCGGCCGCTCGATCCGCACCTCACGCCGCCCGGACGCGTTCCGGATGGCGGTGACCCTGCGCGCGCTGGGCATCGCCGGCATGGGCGAGCTGGTCGAACGCTGCTGCGCCACCGCCCGCGAGGTCGCCGACGCCATCCGCCGGCACCCTTCGCTGGAGCTCCTGCGCGAGCCGACCCTGTCGACCGTGCTCTTCCGCCCGACGTCCGGCGATGTCGGACGCGTGCGCCGCGACCTGCTCGGGTCCGGCGTTGCCATCGTCGGCCGCGCCACCATGCCGCCCGGCGAGGTCTGGCTCAAGCTCACCCTCCTGCACCCGCACACCACCGCCGCCGACTACCTCGGCCTGCTGGACGCGACGGTCGCGGCCGCCCGGGCGGAGTCGCCGGAAGGCGCGGTCGCCTCGTGA